One window from the genome of Malacoplasma penetrans HF-2 encodes:
- the dhaM gene encoding dihydroxyacetone kinase phosphoryl donor subunit DhaM translates to MVGIIVVSHSFLLGQEIIKLCNEMKKNNFEIINCSGLDKNTFGSDPIKIKEAIENNIKGNEGVFVFCDLGSSILNSQLAIDLIEDESIDKSKIIIADAPIVEGTLVASTLNFDGNFNQIIDELKQLKTFDKTK, encoded by the coding sequence ATGGTTGGTATTATTGTAGTTTCACATAGTTTTTTATTAGGACAAGAAATTATTAAACTATGTAATGAAATGAAGAAAAATAATTTTGAAATAATTAATTGCAGTGGACTAGATAAAAATACATTTGGTTCTGATCCAATCAAAATAAAAGAAGCTATTGAAAACAACATTAAAGGTAATGAAGGTGTTTTTGTATTTTGTGATTTAGGATCATCCATTTTAAATTCTCAGTTAGCAATTGATTTAATTGAAGATGAATCAATTGATAAAAGTAAAATCATAATTGCAGATGCCCCAATAGTTGAAGGTACTTTAGTTGCAAGTACTTTGAACTTTGATGGTAATTTTAATCAGATAATTGACGAATTAAAACAACTAAAAACATTTGATAAAACTAAATAA
- a CDS encoding diacylglycerol kinase, with the protein MIRTNNKFISFARKFKYAFRGLFVAVREEKSLMVDLIFSVVVLIIAAVINDRMQTIDWIILTMVISLVIGMELINTAIENLVDTISFKYNVDASKIKDTAAATALVFSLMAIIVGLLIFIPKFIDIFNNR; encoded by the coding sequence ATGATTAGAACAAATAATAAGTTTATATCTTTTGCAAGGAAATTTAAATATGCCTTTAGAGGTCTATTTGTTGCAGTAAGAGAAGAAAAATCTTTAATGGTAGATTTAATATTTTCTGTAGTTGTTTTAATTATTGCTGCTGTTATTAATGACAGAATGCAAACCATAGATTGGATTATTCTAACTATGGTAATTTCATTAGTTATTGGAATGGAACTAATCAATACTGCTATTGAAAACTTGGTTGACACCATATCTTTTAAATATAATGTTGATGCCAGTAAAATCAAAGATACTGCAGCTGCTACTGCTTTAGTTTTTTCTTTAATGGCAATCATTGTAGGACTATTAATCTTTATTCCAAAATTTATAGACATTTTTAATAATAGGTAA
- the era gene encoding GTPase Era, which produces MKYGIVSIVGKPNVGKSTLLNNIFEREVVISSNKPQTTRNMIEISYDSIEDCVINFIDTPGLHNPKNKLDLFLNSQVKASLKKSDLVLFLFDLSRDFDSEDEECLKVLKDFNCNNVVLVLNKRDLKSEEEIKNAKQSISKMFDFTNVLEINSKSKEDVSVLLNTIKEHIKEYEGEKKDLELLKKEVSDKFFVSELIREIIINSFRQEIPYGVAILIDEMKYEQDKNLLTIVYSIIVEKESQKPIIIGKGGSMIKKINISLRERLSDIYDCKIFTNSYVKVKKDWRNNETQIKELGYKK; this is translated from the coding sequence ATGAAATATGGAATTGTATCAATTGTTGGAAAACCAAATGTAGGCAAATCAACACTATTAAATAATATTTTTGAAAGAGAAGTTGTGATTTCTTCTAATAAACCACAAACTACTAGAAATATGATTGAAATATCATATGACTCAATAGAAGATTGTGTTATTAATTTTATTGACACACCAGGATTACATAATCCTAAAAATAAATTAGATTTATTTTTAAATTCACAAGTTAAAGCGTCTTTAAAGAAGAGCGATTTGGTTTTATTTTTATTTGATTTATCAAGAGACTTTGATTCTGAAGATGAAGAGTGTTTAAAAGTATTAAAAGATTTTAATTGTAACAATGTAGTTTTAGTACTAAATAAAAGAGATTTAAAATCAGAAGAAGAAATTAAAAATGCAAAACAATCTATTTCTAAAATGTTTGATTTTACAAATGTTTTAGAAATAAATTCTAAAAGTAAAGAAGATGTAAGTGTTTTACTAAACACAATAAAAGAACATATTAAAGAATATGAGGGTGAAAAAAAGGATTTGGAATTACTTAAAAAGGAAGTTTCAGATAAGTTTTTTGTTTCTGAATTGATAAGAGAAATTATTATTAATTCTTTTAGACAAGAAATTCCTTATGGTGTAGCTATTTTGATAGATGAAATGAAATATGAACAAGATAAGAATTTATTAACAATAGTTTATTCAATCATTGTTGAAAAAGAATCTCAAAAACCAATTATTATTGGTAAAGGTGGTTCAATGATTAAAAAAATAAATATCTCATTAAGAGAAAGATTATCAGATATTTATGATTGTAAGATCTTTACTAATTCATATGTTAAAGTGAAAAAAGATTGAAGAAATAATGAAACTCAAATTAAAGAGTTAGGGTATAAAAAATAA
- the dhaL gene encoding dihydroxyacetone kinase subunit DhaL has protein sequence MDIIGIINNVCDVIIENKDYLTDLDREIGDGDHGINLARGFSKIKEQIETFKSLKPNEILNKIAMVLISNVGGASGALYGSAFLKASSFLKQIDNIVDGNQIAEIFNQMIEAIKTRGNSQVGEKTMLDTLVPAQQAFKKAVEENKDIVECFKEMDAKAFEGKESTQNIIATRGRASYLKDRSLGSLDPGSVSSYLIINTIYKSLSGE, from the coding sequence ATGGATATTATAGGAATTATTAATAATGTTTGTGATGTTATTATTGAAAACAAAGATTATTTAACTGATTTAGATAGAGAAATCGGTGATGGTGACCATGGTATTAATTTAGCTAGAGGTTTTAGCAAAATTAAAGAACAAATAGAAACTTTTAAAAGTTTAAAACCAAATGAGATACTTAATAAAATTGCAATGGTATTAATTTCTAATGTTGGTGGTGCAAGTGGTGCTTTATATGGATCTGCTTTTTTAAAAGCAAGTTCATTTTTAAAACAAATTGATAATATAGTTGATGGCAACCAAATTGCTGAAATTTTTAACCAAATGATAGAAGCAATAAAAACTAGAGGAAATTCTCAAGTTGGTGAAAAAACAATGTTGGATACTTTAGTTCCAGCACAACAAGCATTCAAAAAAGCAGTCGAAGAAAATAAAGATATAGTAGAATGTTTTAAAGAAATGGATGCAAAAGCTTTTGAAGGAAAAGAATCTACTCAAAATATTATTGCAACAAGAGGTAGAGCATCATATTTAAAAGATAGAAGTTTAGGGTCTTTAGATCCAGGTTCAGTTTCAAGTTATTTAATTATTAACACAATTTATAAATCTTTAAGTGGTGAGTAA
- the ybeY gene encoding rRNA maturation RNase YbeY produces MFDVQIFDEKKFLSKKDISLIKKVSKFIFIEEKLKNKIIFELHIIDNNESQKINKQYRNKDYPTDVISFSFWEEGLLKTALLGEIYLSYEKVVSQAEEFKHSFERELGFLVSHGIYHLLGYDHEEEDEAKIMFGKQYQVLKLCGLGSVND; encoded by the coding sequence ATGTTTGATGTTCAAATTTTTGATGAGAAAAAATTCTTAAGTAAAAAAGATATTAGTTTAATTAAAAAAGTTTCAAAATTTATTTTTATAGAAGAAAAACTAAAAAATAAAATAATTTTTGAATTACACATAATAGATAATAATGAAAGTCAAAAAATAAACAAACAATATAGAAATAAAGACTACCCAACTGATGTTATATCTTTTTCTTTTTGGGAAGAAGGATTATTAAAAACGGCTTTACTTGGCGAGATCTATTTAAGTTATGAAAAAGTTGTTTCTCAAGCTGAAGAATTCAAACATTCTTTTGAAAGGGAACTAGGCTTTTTAGTTTCTCATGGAATTTATCATTTACTTGGATATGATCACGAAGAAGAAGATGAAGCCAAAATTATGTTTGGAAAGCAATATCAAGTATTAAAATTATGTGGATTAGGTAGCGTTAATGATTAG
- the dhaK gene encoding dihydroxyacetone kinase subunit DhaK: MKKLINNPNDIVSEMVDGIVSSYPSYVKKLNDLPVIVRANKKVNKVALISGGGSGHEPAHAGYVGYGMLDAAVCGEVFTSPSADKVYEAIKATDANKGVLLIIKNYSGDVMNFDMASEMASNENIEVKKVVVDDDIAVENSTYSIGRRGIAGTIFVHKILGAAAEKGYSLNDLETLGNRLVKRIKTLGMSLYSCYVPTSGKHSFQLKEDEIEIGVGIHGEPGTHKEKIKSVNEYVDFILDKLLSELDNKEKEDVAVLVNGLGSTTLMELFIIGNRVQSVLKNKNVKVYDTNVGNYMTSLDMAGFSITLVKLDKELKELLDYKADTIAFKKG, encoded by the coding sequence ATGAAAAAATTAATAAATAATCCAAATGATATAGTTAGTGAAATGGTTGATGGAATTGTATCTTCATATCCTTCATATGTTAAAAAACTAAATGATTTACCTGTAATTGTGAGAGCAAATAAAAAAGTAAATAAAGTTGCTTTGATAAGTGGTGGAGGAAGTGGTCATGAACCTGCTCATGCAGGATATGTAGGTTATGGAATGCTAGATGCAGCAGTTTGTGGAGAAGTATTTACATCACCAAGTGCAGATAAAGTATATGAAGCTATTAAAGCAACTGATGCTAATAAAGGTGTCTTGTTAATTATTAAAAATTATAGTGGTGATGTAATGAATTTTGATATGGCAAGTGAAATGGCATCAAATGAAAATATTGAAGTTAAAAAAGTAGTTGTAGATGATGATATAGCAGTTGAAAATAGTACTTATTCAATTGGAAGAAGAGGGATTGCTGGTACAATTTTTGTTCATAAAATTTTAGGAGCAGCTGCTGAAAAAGGATATTCATTAAATGATTTAGAAACTTTGGGTAATAGACTTGTTAAAAGAATTAAAACTTTAGGAATGTCTTTATATTCTTGTTATGTGCCAACAAGTGGTAAACATAGCTTTCAATTAAAAGAAGATGAAATTGAAATTGGTGTTGGAATTCATGGTGAACCTGGAACTCATAAAGAAAAGATTAAATCAGTTAATGAATATGTTGATTTCATTTTAGATAAATTATTATCAGAGCTTGACAATAAAGAAAAAGAAGATGTTGCTGTTTTAGTAAATGGATTAGGTTCTACAACATTAATGGAATTATTCATTATTGGTAACCGTGTCCAATCTGTTTTAAAAAATAAAAATGTAAAAGTATATGATACAAATGTAGGTAACTATATGACTTCTCTTGATATGGCAGGCTTTTCTATAACTTTAGTAAAATTAGATAAAGAACTTAAAGAATTATTAGATTATAAAGCTGATACAATTGCATTTAAAAAGGGTTAA